The Arachis ipaensis cultivar K30076 chromosome B07, Araip1.1, whole genome shotgun sequence genome includes a window with the following:
- the LOC107608962 gene encoding succinate dehydrogenase subunit 4, mitochondrial → MQALTLSKRLSTSKPLFRISPNLVASITSSSTTSPPPSSPISAADGGSSCHPLALLSLLRAPRSATQSLRTGVSGSEVRDANLAGGHVRANEVLKLYRPCYGTGIATFKVQPHGAAGYATATTTGDSIQRKERDSGLRNVGPKTKREQLLKATALVPLLLIFPNAYSMLAANLFVFWHISAGIEEILADYVHHEMTRNYVVIAFKLFLIIAMKDVFLKFVFV, encoded by the exons atgcaGGCTCTGACCCTGAGCAAGAGGCTCTCTACATCCAAGCCTCTCTTCAGAATCTCTCCCAACCTCGTCGCTTCAATCACCTCCTCTTCCACCACCTCTCCGCCACCTTCGTCACCGATCTCCGCCGCAGATGGCGGCTCCTCCTGCCATCCCTTGGCTCTCCTCAGCTTACTCCGCGCTCCCAGGTCTGCTACCCAAAGCCTCCGAACTGGTGTCTCCGGATCTGAA GTTAGAGATGCGAATCTCGCTGGAGGCCATG TACGCGCTAATGAG GTTCTGAAACTTTATCGCCCCTGTTACGGAACCGGAATAGCAACTTTCAAG GTTCAGCCTCACGGTGCAGCTGGTTATGCCACTGCTACTACTACGGGCGATAGCATCCAGAG GAAGGAGCGAGACAGTGGATTGAGGAATGTAGGTCCGAAGACAAAGAGAGAGCAGCTGCTAAAAGCCACTGCACTTGTCCCACTTCTTTTGATATTCCCGAACGCCTATTCCATGCTCGCAGCGAATCTCTTTGTATTTTGGCACATAAGTGCTGGTATTGAAGAGATTTTGGCTGATTATGTCCACCATGAGATGACCCGAAATTACGTCGTGATTGCTTTCAAATTGTTCCTGATAATTGCAATGAAGGATGTGTTCCTGAAATTTGTATTTGTATAA